One Gimesia aquarii DNA segment encodes these proteins:
- a CDS encoding sigma-70 family RNA polymerase sigma factor, whose protein sequence is MTSSTDQPVFPDTDSENGREFIALFTKSQRRLYLYILSMVPHPIEAEEILQNANLIIWKKAQQFEVGTNFFAWACQIAHYEILKFRKKRSRDKHQFSDEFVSQVAEAVKENQDVFELRRNALMFCLDKLRQKDRELIQKRYQGSNQGMDLADELGRPVNSVYQSLGRVRRTLFECINRYIAAESYSHE, encoded by the coding sequence TTGACAAGTTCGACCGATCAACCTGTTTTTCCGGATACGGATTCTGAAAATGGACGCGAGTTTATTGCGCTCTTTACGAAATCGCAAAGACGCCTCTATTTGTATATCCTGTCCATGGTTCCGCATCCGATCGAAGCTGAAGAGATTTTGCAAAACGCCAACCTGATCATCTGGAAAAAAGCACAACAATTTGAAGTCGGCACCAATTTTTTTGCCTGGGCCTGTCAAATCGCGCATTATGAAATATTGAAATTTCGAAAAAAGCGAAGTCGTGATAAGCACCAATTTAGTGATGAGTTTGTTTCTCAAGTGGCAGAGGCCGTAAAAGAAAACCAGGATGTGTTCGAGTTACGTCGAAATGCGTTAATGTTCTGTCTCGATAAATTACGTCAGAAAGATCGCGAGCTCATCCAAAAGCGATATCAGGGAAGCAACCAGGGCATGGACCTTGCCGATGAGTTGGGTCGTCCAGTGAATTCCGTTTATCAGTCTCTGGGCAGGGTCAGACGTACTTTATTCGAATGTATTAATCGTTATATAGCAGCCGAGTCCTATAGTCATGAGTAA
- a CDS encoding DUF1549 and DUF1553 domain-containing protein: MLRFSKQLCVVFILAVYASSLASFANAAPPESRKKAFSTGAFDPFIDYINGQIQQGWVDNEVEPSTVASDEEWVRRVHLDLIGQIPSAETVEKFVKDRDSAKRSKLIDQLLDDPAYVQNFTNVWTNLLIGRRTPRRVSRNGMQKFLREAFAKNRPWDEIVQDLVTAEGHFEENGAVNYLLAQMQNNDEAVQVTAATTRLFLGIQVQCTQCHNHPFNDWKQNQFWEYNSFFRQMRRVNHRKTDPKTGRQVDDYSEVVATGFNGPVYFEKRSGLMQVAYPIFDKVKVDPDGSIERRKEFSKLIVQGDKPLIATAIVNRMWGYFMGYGFTRPVDDMGPHNPASHPELLDKMAEELVKKKYDLKQLARWICNSEAYNLTSQLGRKNEIDSPERGETPLFSHMYVKNMTAEQLYDSLIVATGAHKSGQSNWERAETQRRQWMRQFMMAFDTDSGDDSTTFNGTIPQALMMMNGELTKNAISADRGSYLNQLLLEKGNDQAKIRKMFLATLSRYPDRRETTSAQKLLAGSKNKLAAYQDLYWALLNSNEFIFNH; encoded by the coding sequence ATGCTTCGTTTTTCTAAACAACTCTGTGTTGTTTTTATTTTGGCGGTTTATGCCAGTTCATTAGCGTCCTTCGCGAATGCTGCTCCCCCAGAAAGCAGGAAAAAAGCATTTTCGACTGGTGCCTTTGATCCATTCATTGACTATATCAATGGGCAGATTCAACAAGGCTGGGTAGACAATGAGGTTGAGCCTTCAACCGTGGCTTCCGACGAGGAATGGGTACGCCGTGTGCATTTAGATCTCATCGGTCAAATCCCCTCCGCAGAAACGGTAGAAAAGTTTGTCAAGGATCGTGATTCAGCCAAGCGATCCAAGCTGATTGACCAACTGCTGGACGATCCTGCTTATGTGCAAAACTTTACAAACGTCTGGACCAATTTGCTCATCGGTCGACGTACTCCTCGACGAGTCAGCCGTAACGGTATGCAAAAGTTTTTGCGTGAAGCATTTGCCAAAAATCGTCCCTGGGACGAAATTGTCCAGGATCTGGTGACCGCAGAAGGGCATTTTGAAGAAAATGGAGCTGTCAATTATCTTTTGGCACAAATGCAGAATAATGATGAAGCGGTTCAGGTGACCGCAGCAACGACACGTTTATTCCTGGGCATACAGGTACAATGTACCCAGTGTCATAATCATCCTTTTAATGACTGGAAACAGAATCAATTCTGGGAATACAACAGTTTCTTCCGCCAGATGCGACGTGTCAACCACCGTAAAACAGACCCTAAAACAGGTCGACAGGTTGACGATTATTCCGAAGTTGTTGCTACTGGATTCAATGGCCCGGTCTACTTTGAAAAACGATCGGGACTGATGCAGGTCGCTTACCCGATTTTCGACAAGGTTAAAGTTGATCCAGATGGAAGCATAGAACGTCGTAAAGAATTTTCCAAACTGATTGTTCAGGGAGATAAACCTTTAATCGCAACTGCCATTGTAAACCGAATGTGGGGCTATTTCATGGGATACGGGTTCACTCGTCCTGTTGATGACATGGGTCCGCATAACCCTGCCTCGCATCCGGAACTGCTGGATAAGATGGCTGAAGAATTGGTCAAGAAAAAATATGACCTTAAGCAGTTGGCACGCTGGATCTGTAATAGCGAAGCGTACAACCTGACCAGTCAGCTTGGTCGTAAGAATGAAATTGACAGTCCTGAGCGAGGTGAAACTCCTCTCTTCTCACATATGTATGTGAAAAACATGACCGCTGAGCAACTCTATGACTCGTTAATTGTAGCAACCGGTGCTCACAAATCAGGACAGTCAAACTGGGAACGTGCAGAAACACAGCGTCGTCAGTGGATGCGTCAATTCATGATGGCCTTTGATACGGATTCGGGAGACGACTCCACTACATTTAATGGAACGATTCCACAGGCATTGATGATGATGAATGGGGAACTGACCAAAAATGCGATTAGTGCCGACAGGGGAAGTTACCTGAATCAATTACTACTCGAGAAGGGAAACGATCAGGCCAAAATTCGTAAAATGTTTTTGGCAACCTTAAGTCGTTATCCTGATCGTCGTGAAACAACCAGTGCTCAGAAATTACTGGCTGGCTCGAAAAATAAGCTCGCCGCTTATCAAGATCTGTATTGGGCACTATTGAATTCGAATGAATTTATTTTCAACCACTAA
- a CDS encoding SDR family NAD(P)-dependent oxidoreductase, which translates to MTDRLFNKIAVVTGASSGIGLSIAESYLSEGAKVVVFSRRIAPLEDLETRFPARTLVVEGDVTNDADLIRLADVTERRFGRVDILVPNAGIARLIPFEESSRDAINETFDVNFHGAVQTVRTLLPLLSDSSAVIFITTFLTQVGFPGLAAYSASKAALKSLAQTLAAELGPRGIRVNSIAPGPIETPLWESVGLDADQLQSVAKSINSRLIPQAFGKPEKIAEVAVFLASDAARNIYGQEIVVDGGYTIG; encoded by the coding sequence ATGACCGATCGCTTGTTCAATAAGATTGCCGTTGTCACGGGTGCCAGTAGTGGCATTGGCCTCTCCATCGCGGAATCTTATCTCAGTGAAGGCGCAAAAGTAGTCGTCTTTTCCAGACGCATTGCACCACTGGAAGACTTAGAAACTCGTTTTCCGGCACGGACTCTGGTCGTCGAGGGGGATGTGACGAATGATGCTGACCTTATTCGATTAGCTGATGTCACCGAGCGACGGTTTGGACGTGTGGATATTCTGGTTCCCAATGCGGGTATCGCTCGTTTGATCCCTTTTGAAGAATCGTCGCGCGATGCCATCAATGAAACATTTGATGTCAATTTCCATGGCGCCGTACAGACCGTTCGCACATTGTTACCTCTATTGAGTGACTCATCGGCGGTCATCTTTATCACTACATTTTTGACTCAAGTTGGTTTTCCAGGGTTAGCAGCTTATTCTGCTTCGAAAGCTGCATTGAAGTCATTGGCCCAAACACTGGCTGCTGAACTCGGACCTCGTGGAATCCGTGTGAACTCGATTGCCCCAGGCCCCATTGAGACTCCACTTTGGGAAAGCGTGGGCCTGGATGCTGATCAACTACAATCAGTAGCAAAGAGTATTAATAGCCGCCTGATTCCACAAGCCTTTGGTAAGCCGGAGAAAATTGCAGAAGTCGCTGTGTTCCTGGCATCAGATGCTGCCAGGAATATTTATGGCCAGGAAATCGTGGTAGACGGTGGCTACACTATAGGGTAG
- a CDS encoding DUF1207 domain-containing protein has protein sequence MRLFILISVRLTLSSFLLCTLSGNLLAQQFGQQASSSKPFMAPSPHGMNQHRRAQTSSSAQAYLQKQYTPRQGNPVQLGMPLHQTEPVQSAAYNQNITQSLPPLYSQNRPQQRNQLNQIQQVSSTEPIYPPALEALADDSELSNLGGMPMSEGSYTDSIDELCGGGCWGWTVLPTDLLYTSYLAGPKEPRMALAILHEKDIGWQMELEAGARVGILRYGSLNENVLEGWQLDVEGAGPPRLNMEEELDLDAADFRVGVPLTWRRGAYQAKFAYYHTSAHVGDEFLERNPGFQRINYVRDAFVLGGGYFPDPDLRLYAEIGYAFNVDGGAEPWELQFGAEFSPAEHSGLRGAPFWAVNGYLREEVNWGGNVNMMIGWQWRGDRNNHLFRIGLQYFNGKTMQYSFFQNSEQMFGFGTWYDF, from the coding sequence GTGAGGTTATTTATTTTAATATCAGTACGGCTGACGCTTTCTAGTTTCCTGCTTTGTACTCTGAGCGGAAATTTATTAGCACAGCAGTTTGGTCAACAGGCATCGAGCAGCAAGCCTTTTATGGCGCCATCACCGCATGGAATGAATCAGCACCGCCGTGCCCAAACCTCCAGCTCAGCGCAGGCTTACCTGCAAAAACAATACACGCCTCGACAGGGAAATCCGGTACAACTGGGAATGCCACTTCATCAAACAGAGCCGGTTCAATCAGCTGCATACAATCAAAACATCACACAAAGTTTACCTCCCCTCTATTCACAGAATAGACCACAACAACGCAACCAATTGAATCAAATTCAGCAAGTCAGTTCGACAGAACCAATTTACCCTCCTGCTCTGGAAGCACTTGCAGACGACTCTGAACTTTCGAACCTGGGTGGCATGCCAATGTCCGAAGGCAGCTATACAGATTCCATCGACGAATTGTGTGGAGGGGGTTGTTGGGGTTGGACTGTTTTGCCGACAGATCTGCTCTATACATCTTATTTAGCAGGTCCCAAAGAGCCACGTATGGCACTCGCAATCTTGCACGAAAAAGACATTGGCTGGCAAATGGAGCTCGAAGCAGGGGCACGTGTCGGAATTTTGCGTTATGGCTCACTGAATGAAAATGTACTGGAAGGATGGCAGCTTGACGTTGAAGGGGCTGGTCCACCACGTTTAAATATGGAAGAGGAACTTGATCTGGATGCTGCAGATTTTCGAGTCGGTGTCCCCTTGACCTGGAGACGGGGAGCCTATCAGGCAAAATTTGCTTACTATCACACCAGCGCGCATGTTGGTGATGAATTCCTGGAACGGAATCCGGGCTTTCAGAGGATCAATTACGTACGCGATGCGTTCGTATTGGGGGGCGGATATTTTCCTGATCCCGATTTACGGCTCTACGCAGAAATCGGATACGCCTTCAATGTTGATGGTGGCGCGGAGCCATGGGAATTGCAATTTGGAGCGGAATTCAGCCCGGCAGAACATTCTGGACTTCGAGGTGCGCCCTTCTGGGCTGTCAACGGTTATTTGCGTGAGGAAGTCAACTGGGGTGGAAATGTCAATATGATGATTGGTTGGCAATGGCGTGGCGACCGCAACAACCATCTCTTCCGAATTGGTCTCCAGTACTTCAACGGAAAAACAATGCAGTATTCGTTCTTCCAGAATTCCGAACAGATGTTTGGATTTGGTACCTGGTACGACTTCTAG
- a CDS encoding ABC transporter permease: MANSPRPQYGRVWITFLRNSLIREMTFRGNLLITIVTRGFWFAAQLILFDIIYRNVNSINDWTREEYFTFMATGMLINAFVETFFMPNCANFSELIRNGNLDFVLLKPIDTQFLVSFEKVNLAMLNQVLLAGALLFYSLFELTHIEMAFLELQNLVLSGQWLSLLTICCQGTGQILMYCLLLAIGVAFFYSLMITLASTSIWFGRNQGLYDFWFYITVFARYPRSIYSGSPTGELLQFAFSYVIPILLVVTVPARLLLSKALEPSWITLVGVSVTLASLFISRYIFNWSLNSYRSASS, encoded by the coding sequence ATGGCAAACTCCCCCCGGCCTCAGTATGGGCGTGTTTGGATTACATTCCTGCGGAATTCGCTGATTCGCGAAATGACGTTCCGTGGAAATTTGTTAATTACGATTGTCACTCGAGGATTCTGGTTTGCTGCTCAATTAATTCTGTTTGATATTATTTATCGAAATGTCAATTCCATCAACGACTGGACACGAGAAGAGTATTTCACTTTTATGGCAACAGGAATGTTGATCAATGCCTTCGTCGAAACATTCTTTATGCCCAACTGTGCAAATTTCAGCGAATTAATCAGAAATGGAAATCTTGATTTTGTACTTTTAAAGCCGATTGATACGCAGTTTCTGGTCTCATTCGAAAAAGTAAACCTGGCAATGTTGAATCAAGTATTGTTGGCAGGGGCACTTTTGTTCTATTCTCTCTTTGAACTGACACACATTGAAATGGCATTTTTAGAACTTCAAAACTTGGTGCTGTCAGGACAGTGGCTCTCTCTGTTAACGATTTGTTGTCAGGGTACAGGGCAAATTTTGATGTATTGCCTTTTGTTGGCGATCGGCGTCGCTTTCTTTTACAGCCTGATGATTACTCTGGCCAGCACCAGTATCTGGTTTGGCCGCAATCAGGGTCTTTATGATTTCTGGTTTTATATTACGGTATTCGCGCGCTATCCCCGTAGTATTTACAGTGGATCACCGACGGGGGAGTTGCTTCAATTTGCATTTTCATATGTGATTCCAATTTTACTTGTTGTCACAGTTCCTGCACGTCTCTTGTTATCGAAAGCATTAGAACCATCGTGGATTACCCTGGTGGGAGTTTCTGTAACGCTGGCTTCATTATTTATCTCGCGTTACATCTTTAACTGGTCATTAAACAGCTATCGAAGCGCAAGTAGTTGA
- the trkA gene encoding Trk system potassium transporter TrkA — protein MNIVIMGAGTVGTFVADTLCAAQHNVTIIDQSRNALQQVEERVDVQTICGSACDSAILFQAGVLGADICLAVTSQDEVNMVGASLAKAMGSRRCVARVFNHAYLNLSTFDYQRHFHIDRLLSLEHLTALELAKAIGEPGLFAVENFARGEVLIQVLNVQPGVKAEGVQLRNLKLPSGVRVGLISDGQNTSIAGADNVIKAGQMVTLIGTQEHIDKVHRMFQHKRSERFRVIIAGGGDIGFNLARILQKKEYSVAILESDPVRCDFLSRNLDSITVLHGDATRRTEMEEARVGKADVFIATTGRDEDNIVCGVEAKELGASRIMSIVRRPDYANVLEKLGIDFAVSPREVITRQIMGMVQTGPIISHSEIGGGNSAILELEVFDDSPITKAPLKDLKLKQALIAAVVKEDCVRVPGAEDQIQAGDTVILLCEQENLNEIIPLFKP, from the coding sequence ATGAATATCGTCATTATGGGAGCGGGAACCGTTGGCACATTTGTCGCCGACACGCTCTGTGCTGCACAACACAATGTCACAATTATCGATCAGTCGCGGAATGCCTTGCAACAGGTCGAAGAACGGGTTGATGTTCAAACCATCTGCGGTTCAGCCTGCGATTCTGCTATTTTGTTTCAAGCTGGTGTCTTGGGAGCTGATATTTGTCTTGCAGTGACCAGTCAGGATGAAGTGAACATGGTTGGGGCCAGCCTTGCGAAGGCGATGGGGTCTCGTCGCTGTGTCGCACGTGTGTTTAATCATGCTTATTTAAATCTGAGCACATTCGACTATCAGCGACACTTTCATATTGATCGTTTATTGAGTCTCGAACATTTAACGGCCCTTGAGCTTGCAAAGGCAATTGGTGAACCAGGTTTGTTTGCTGTCGAGAATTTTGCCAGAGGAGAAGTTCTCATTCAGGTACTGAATGTACAACCGGGTGTCAAAGCAGAGGGAGTACAATTACGGAACTTGAAACTTCCCAGTGGGGTACGAGTGGGGCTAATTTCAGATGGCCAGAATACTTCTATCGCGGGTGCAGATAATGTGATCAAGGCGGGGCAAATGGTGACTCTCATTGGTACGCAAGAGCATATTGATAAAGTTCATCGTATGTTCCAGCACAAACGCTCCGAAAGGTTTCGCGTGATTATTGCCGGCGGAGGAGATATTGGTTTTAATCTCGCGCGCATCTTACAGAAAAAAGAGTATTCTGTTGCGATTCTGGAATCTGATCCGGTCCGTTGCGACTTTCTCTCAAGAAATCTTGATTCGATCACAGTGCTACATGGAGATGCAACAAGACGCACAGAAATGGAAGAAGCACGTGTTGGCAAGGCTGATGTGTTTATTGCGACAACTGGTCGAGACGAAGACAATATTGTGTGTGGTGTTGAAGCCAAGGAACTCGGAGCAAGCCGAATCATGAGTATTGTCCGGCGTCCCGATTATGCGAACGTGCTTGAAAAACTGGGTATTGATTTTGCAGTCAGCCCCCGTGAAGTCATTACACGTCAGATTATGGGAATGGTACAGACAGGACCGATTATCAGTCATTCTGAAATTGGTGGAGGAAATTCTGCAATTTTAGAATTAGAAGTATTTGATGATTCACCGATTACGAAGGCACCTCTGAAAGATCTTAAGCTGAAACAAGCGCTGATCGCTGCCGTTGTTAAGGAAGATTGTGTGCGGGTTCCAGGTGCCGAAGATCAAATACAAGCGGGAGATACAGTTATTCTGCTTTGTGAACAGGAGAATCTGAATGAGATCATTCCACTGTTTAAGCCGTAA
- a CDS encoding DUF1549 and DUF1553 domain-containing protein: MSKKEVKLAELSLLMEALCEERLSVEEKMRLEEIVLSDPDAMQFYLNYSHLHGTLYWDQALGSDDMIPVATPVPETKLPQQTEAPETSRRTRIGSRLVTACLLAFFAVIFISYITQTENPELAENPIGETKSPDNLTVNINNEIVAQPNPNRSIQIDTLKHPMLRTQNEKRVDPFDDRPLIASKPRLLPPAEKLSPRASDEAIVTFINHRIQDGWEAAQVTPSTFATDEEWVRRVYLDVIGRIPTAKEAEQFLTSTQPDKHQRLIQQLTKNPTYVTNWSTIWTRLLIGRSTSREINRHALQDFLVESFAENRPWNDIVYDLVSAEGDSETNGATNFLLAHLNNQAVPATAITTRLFLGTQIQCTQCHNHPFNNATQSQFWEINSFFKQTKVVRSQKMGKDGKKNTQKLELVSLPAKGATFYETRNGLMQPAYPKYAGVKVSDGPDVNRRQELARLITSGKNDQLARAMVNRMWAHFFGYGFTRPIDDMGYHNSPTHPELLNQLASQFIDSGYDIKKLIEWICLSDAYRLSSRFIAENATDNPDDGSTPNFSRMYVKQMTAEQLYDSLQVTANPARVVITDYSTAWNKMQKRDQWLQQFVYTLNNEENDETTTFDGTITQALLMMNGPLVKHSLDYKQKGSILGQVLKEHSPDSKLKKLSMAALTRYPTSRELSELKRLVKERTKQLIARKVPPQTAVVRTYQDIYWAYLNSNEFILIH, translated from the coding sequence ATGAGTAAGAAAGAAGTAAAACTGGCTGAGCTTTCTTTGCTTATGGAAGCATTATGCGAGGAGCGTCTCTCTGTTGAAGAGAAAATGCGTCTGGAAGAGATCGTCCTCTCCGATCCGGATGCGATGCAATTCTATCTGAACTACTCTCATCTTCATGGAACATTATATTGGGATCAGGCATTAGGTTCAGATGACATGATTCCTGTTGCAACGCCTGTGCCTGAAACGAAATTACCGCAACAGACTGAGGCTCCTGAAACTTCTCGTCGAACGCGAATTGGTTCGCGGCTTGTCACGGCGTGCCTGTTGGCTTTTTTTGCTGTCATTTTCATTTCGTACATCACACAAACTGAAAATCCAGAACTGGCTGAAAATCCAATCGGAGAAACAAAGTCGCCAGATAATTTAACGGTAAACATAAATAATGAGATTGTCGCGCAGCCAAACCCCAATCGTTCCATTCAGATTGACACTCTGAAACATCCGATGCTGCGTACTCAAAATGAAAAACGCGTTGATCCGTTCGATGATCGTCCTTTGATCGCCAGTAAACCAAGGCTGTTACCCCCCGCTGAGAAATTATCTCCGCGCGCCTCCGATGAAGCGATCGTTACGTTTATCAATCATCGCATACAAGACGGATGGGAAGCGGCCCAAGTTACGCCATCCACATTTGCCACTGATGAAGAATGGGTCAGGCGTGTTTATCTTGACGTCATCGGTCGTATCCCAACGGCAAAAGAAGCGGAACAGTTTTTAACATCGACTCAGCCTGACAAACATCAACGGCTCATACAGCAATTGACAAAAAATCCAACCTATGTCACCAATTGGTCGACGATCTGGACACGCCTGTTAATTGGTCGCTCTACTTCTCGGGAGATTAACCGCCATGCATTGCAAGACTTTCTGGTTGAAAGCTTTGCTGAGAACCGACCATGGAATGATATCGTCTACGATCTAGTCTCTGCTGAGGGTGATTCAGAAACGAACGGCGCGACGAACTTTCTATTGGCGCACCTGAATAATCAGGCAGTTCCTGCAACCGCCATTACCACGCGGCTCTTTCTGGGAACCCAAATCCAATGCACCCAATGTCATAATCATCCTTTTAATAATGCAACACAAAGTCAATTCTGGGAAATCAACAGCTTCTTCAAACAAACCAAAGTGGTTCGTAGTCAAAAAATGGGGAAGGACGGAAAAAAGAATACCCAGAAGTTGGAGTTAGTCTCTCTTCCGGCAAAGGGAGCCACCTTTTATGAAACTCGTAATGGCTTAATGCAGCCGGCCTACCCCAAATATGCAGGGGTCAAAGTTTCTGATGGTCCTGATGTGAATCGACGTCAGGAGTTAGCACGATTAATAACTTCAGGTAAAAACGACCAGTTAGCCCGCGCAATGGTAAACCGTATGTGGGCACACTTCTTTGGTTATGGATTTACCAGACCCATTGATGATATGGGTTATCATAATTCACCCACGCATCCCGAATTGTTGAACCAGTTAGCCAGTCAATTCATCGACAGTGGATACGATATAAAAAAACTGATTGAGTGGATTTGTTTGTCAGACGCCTATCGACTTAGTAGTCGCTTTATTGCAGAGAACGCTACGGACAACCCCGATGATGGTAGTACTCCCAACTTCAGTCGCATGTACGTGAAGCAGATGACCGCAGAACAGCTTTATGACTCTTTACAGGTCACTGCAAATCCCGCGCGTGTGGTGATCACCGATTATTCTACCGCATGGAACAAAATGCAAAAACGGGATCAATGGTTGCAACAATTTGTTTATACTCTTAACAATGAAGAAAATGACGAAACCACAACCTTTGATGGTACAATCACGCAAGCGTTGCTGATGATGAACGGTCCCCTAGTCAAACACAGTCTCGACTACAAACAGAAAGGGAGCATTTTAGGGCAGGTACTTAAGGAACATAGTCCTGATTCTAAACTTAAAAAACTCAGCATGGCTGCTCTCACACGCTATCCCACATCGCGCGAGTTATCAGAACTGAAACGTCTGGTGAAGGAACGTACCAAACAATTGATTGCTCGTAAGGTTCCTCCACAAACCGCGGTCGTACGAACCTATCAGGATATCTACTGGGCTTATCTGAATTCCAACGAATTTATTCTAATCCATTGA
- a CDS encoding DUF1501 domain-containing protein yields MTILNPYGMTRRHFMKHVAGAATAIPTMHFLSHLEANANQVKKQQKACILIWMPGGPPTIDIWDLKPGSKNGGEFKPISTQGDMQISEHMPATAKVMGDLSLIRSMSTREADHARGTYYMHSAYVPNPTVVHPTFGSVVSYELGSRRKELEIPSFISIGGSRGSAGFLGMSHSPFVVSSDGTIQNAKVDTSEQQRLAQRLDMLQVLESGFIKSKRGESASSHKDIYKKAVNLMTSKQMEAFKVDQEPAALKEAYGTGNFGQGLLLARRLVEVGVPFIEVSASVGSWDLHQGVFDSLKNRNLPQLDKGISALVTDLKQRAMLDDVTIVCMGEFGRTPRINQNVGRDHWAASWTAVVGGGGLNNGQAIGKTDSDGIGIEGKSYLPGDLWATVAHSLGIPLDIVHTSKRGRPMKLANGGTPIKELIG; encoded by the coding sequence ATGACTATTCTCAATCCTTATGGAATGACGCGTCGGCACTTTATGAAGCATGTCGCGGGAGCAGCAACGGCAATTCCCACGATGCACTTTCTGTCTCATCTTGAAGCCAACGCGAATCAGGTTAAGAAACAGCAAAAAGCCTGTATTCTCATCTGGATGCCAGGCGGACCACCGACCATTGACATCTGGGACCTCAAACCTGGCTCCAAAAATGGGGGAGAGTTTAAGCCTATCAGTACGCAAGGTGATATGCAAATTTCAGAGCATATGCCTGCTACCGCCAAAGTAATGGGCGACCTTTCGCTGATTCGTTCCATGAGCACACGTGAAGCCGACCACGCTCGCGGGACTTACTACATGCACTCTGCTTATGTGCCTAATCCGACTGTAGTTCATCCTACGTTCGGTTCAGTCGTGAGCTATGAGTTAGGTTCTCGCCGTAAAGAATTGGAAATCCCCTCCTTCATTTCAATCGGTGGTAGCCGTGGTAGTGCTGGATTTTTGGGTATGTCCCATTCACCGTTTGTCGTATCCAGCGATGGAACGATCCAAAACGCCAAAGTTGATACGTCAGAACAACAGCGGTTAGCTCAACGGCTTGATATGCTGCAAGTTCTCGAATCAGGATTCATTAAGTCGAAACGGGGCGAATCTGCGAGTTCTCATAAGGACATCTATAAGAAGGCGGTCAACCTCATGACTTCCAAGCAAATGGAAGCATTCAAAGTGGATCAGGAACCAGCGGCATTAAAAGAAGCGTATGGAACTGGCAATTTTGGTCAGGGACTGTTGCTGGCCCGTCGTCTGGTTGAAGTCGGAGTACCCTTTATTGAAGTTTCCGCTTCGGTTGGAAGTTGGGACCTGCACCAGGGAGTCTTTGATTCATTAAAGAATCGAAACCTGCCTCAGTTAGACAAAGGAATCTCAGCACTCGTTACCGACCTGAAACAACGAGCTATGCTGGATGACGTCACGATCGTCTGTATGGGTGAATTCGGACGAACTCCTCGTATCAATCAGAATGTTGGTCGTGACCACTGGGCAGCAAGTTGGACTGCTGTAGTGGGCGGTGGTGGACTTAATAATGGTCAGGCTATCGGTAAGACTGACAGTGATGGCATTGGCATCGAAGGCAAGAGTTATCTACCAGGTGACCTCTGGGCGACAGTTGCACATTCATTAGGAATTCCTCTGGATATTGTGCATACATCGAAACGTGGTCGTCCCATGAAATTGGCCAATGGCGGAACTCCCATCAAGGAATTGATTGGCTGA
- a CDS encoding PilZ domain-containing protein, whose translation MNDRRQSTNRRTGNERRQYARVKATTEVNLMRAGSVSGNEPLKGTLYDVSLDGIRVLLDIPLSIGESLLVEVHNAGKHLFNSTAKVIWQKQEATGKYATGCELCVLLTQKQEKTLSEITECDAGMSSFAQS comes from the coding sequence ATGAATGATCGAAGACAATCAACGAATCGACGTACTGGAAATGAACGCCGCCAATATGCAAGAGTCAAAGCAACGACTGAAGTGAATTTAATGCGAGCGGGTAGTGTCTCAGGAAATGAACCATTGAAGGGAACGCTCTATGACGTCTCGTTAGATGGAATCCGCGTTCTACTTGACATTCCACTTTCGATTGGAGAATCTCTTCTGGTAGAAGTTCACAACGCAGGCAAGCATCTCTTCAATTCCACTGCCAAAGTCATCTGGCAGAAACAAGAAGCGACTGGTAAGTACGCCACGGGATGTGAATTGTGTGTTTTACTGACACAGAAACAGGAAAAAACACTCAGTGAAATTACCGAATGCGATGCAGGCATGTCCAGTTTTGCTCAGAGTTAG